In Lathyrus oleraceus cultivar Zhongwan6 chromosome 2, CAAS_Psat_ZW6_1.0, whole genome shotgun sequence, the DNA window tgttcaggatatagttggggagcagctgcactagttaccctctaccgatatcttggagatgcgtccatgtacagttgcaaacagctaggtggatatcctactctcctacaggtatataatttaattttgttaattaagtgttggattcattttataaaatattttaacttaatttgttttatttattatgtttttattttgtaacagtgttggattcacgagtattttccaactgttggaaaaagaggggagaattggaaTCCTGCTGGAAACTGTGGTCTTCcccgagcgatgagatggtcgtatagacagggagtcctgaaggtcgatgatttacgacctattttggacgagctgacacctaCCGACGTCATCTGGCgaccatttgaggatcatagagcatggcgtgtatttgatgagatatgtctttacaggggctgtttgaagtggggtgaaacagttgttccatacttgcctgatagatgtttacgtcagttcgggtataggcagtatgttccatccccacctctggattgtatgatggcgatggatattgatgttgattggatcaGTTACCATCAGAGTGTTGTCGATGTGATCGGTTCATCTTCCgtggccaccactccatctgagGTAGTAGACAgttatctggagtggtattatcgtgtttcccatccacggttggtccctccccatcgtgacGCTCCTAGAGAGGTACCCGTTCCTGTATATGACGCCGGGCCATCTGATCCTgattgggctcgtgtatctacattgattcgtcgctatctgagacaggttaatgctgaagaggaagatccacagttttctgatttatttgaagctttgcatatttctcgttcacattgattatatgtattaagctttgaatataatagacataataatatagatttcatgttttgattacatatttatgttttgattacataatcatgctaatacaggtgtaagtaattgccaatgttgcatacgtcctgcaaatcctagcatccaagtagttgctatatgagaacgaaatttcttccaatctaatgtgaccggtggcaatggaaacccctctttcatgttaacctgataaagtaaaataattaaaagattaagtcatataacataaaatattaactggaataattaaaatatttagaCATATAAATACatacctgaacccaatgattctggttaacaaaaccaatgcaataaatagagacatttggtgaatgtgaacttgtcatcggaaagaaagtgatgcacggattgcctaaacagacaagtacaacattataacgattcgctatcaagtaacccatatctggtagactcatccatttttcaggtggctgtgaaccatgaattgtggttgcttctttgataatttgatcttcttcgaagtctgtgatggttgagattgcctttgtgaagattgagatgccttatcaacatactcatgatacgaagggtccctataaacatcataatctgctggttttttccctttcttcttcactcctcctttggtttttattttctcaggtggtggacacaatgttgtcattgttgggtatgctagttcacataccctactccttaatgcccttttcccaacaacatctaatgacctaaatcgtctccacaactcatccattgcagctgtcatatccacctctgatccatcatcttcacctatctctaactcaacttccatagttagtttcctccaatgaacatgaacagcatcaatgggtatcggtataccacctactatgtatcttcctaactcacaagcacaaggtaacccataagatgttctaagagtacaaccacatatttgcctgttagttccaacataatcaactctcaataactcttcaccaatacgtctcaaagcagctcgagatacggaaccacacaaataaccataaaagggacttacgtgcgcgttctcaacttcgtaaaaactcttttgaaatgaagctctaatgtttcccagttgtaacctcaagttgttattcatggcttcccaacatttgaccatgtcacctatactgtttcctaacatctgctttaacttccaatgagcagattcaaccctaaaaatatcaGATATAAAAAATACCATTAGATATTGAAAATATCAAGTATTAAAAATATCAGATATTGAAAATAACACAtcaaaaaacataaaaaaaatatcaaatataaaattataagacgtaccgattagtcgttgtgttacccaaatgtaggactcgattaatccatgctccaacaaatctatgcctatgtggagtcaaccatgtgtctttcacataattaataaatccactataatcaacacatgcttgctcaagttgatgcaaccgctgaccatactcaacctcatcactagcccagacaacttccatccataatgtgtctatcgtcttttgcaggtcattcaccacatgttgtttgcatttggcaccaacgtttttgttaatgtgaaatctacatagcaaattaatcgagttgggaaacacaacttcaattgctttcatcaaagcaagatctctatctgtcaaaatcacttgtggacacatgtctttcttcacaaacaactcttttaatttctccaatacccagcaaaaattctctgtttgctcagactccatatatGCAAATCCAACAGTAAAAGTCAACTCAgtcgatgtcatgccaacaatttcaaacaaaggttgtctatatttgtttatcttgtaggtgctatccataactaacacaatcggaaatatattcaacaacttcactgaatcaggatgtgcccaaaatatctctctcaccacttccgagtcatccttttttctactccaatacacatatcctgcatcctcaataagcttaaacagatgttgtatctcactccttggacctcttatctctttttctatcacactcttatgcttgtatacttgcgtaatacgagtgacattctcaggaaacttgtcttgcaaggaaagcaaaatgtttctaggtgctacatgtctctttgccaaatcagcgacatgttgcttctcatctgtggtcaacctaccaataaacgaatgaccttctaatctatcaggtaaaccatgattatgtaacccacattttacatcaatcttccaaccagatccatctttcgccggagtcgacctgattttaaatggacatccacatttcttggacgcactttgggtaccactatcactaatcttgtgtttcccacctttatcacagccaaatattattttgttacttctccctctcttccccgtttcagtatctgaacgactgataataacagttactttattgtcgattccaacctctttaatccatctgataacctcttctcgtgtaccaaatctttccgtcgtcataaacgcatcagtagtatctacacatattttgggaagattttccatttctgtaaaaaaaaaaaaaattaaaattaaaaaaaaaatttaaaaaaaaaaaaaaaaaaaacacgTACCGGAAGACTTAAAGAAAGacttccggtacacaaaaaaagcaaaccggaacacttctccaaagagttccggtatgcaaatttttttttgaaattttttttatgtgaaccggaactctttccttaagtgttccggtttgctttttttgtgttccggaagtcttcccaaaagtcttccggtttggaaaaatacataccggaagtctttttgcAAGTGTTTCGGTGCGAGGGGTGTGAAAGTGTAATTTTTGTAAttttcaactgaatggtaaaaatgaaatggtaaattggttaaaaccaattaagggtaaaatgagaatttttaaatttttgtaggGGTATGGGATTAATTAtaggggtacaaggtaaaattttctTACCGCACGCTGCGTCTTGGCTTTTCAATTTCCATGTGCAGCTGTTTCTGTTTGGGCCTAGGTATTGGATTTGAAGATTGCTGAACGATGCACAAAGGGGTGTTGGGCTAGGATCTCTAGGCCCATCGAAAGGATCGCTCCCTGCACCCCGTTTGTCCACAGAGGCCCGATTCCAGGTTTTTTTATGGCTTTGTTGTTTGATTTTTGTGGTTAGATATTAGAGTCTAATTAGGATTATAATGTAGTTTAATTAGATCGATTAGATGTATCTTTCTTCATTCTCAATTTGATTTTGGTCATGAATTAGAAATTGGGTTTTGGATTTAATCTTGCCATGCCgtattttatttttaatttctttgtTGATCTTGTTTCCATTTTGCTCGGGATTTGGGTTCATATGGTTAGGTGTCCATTCTTCCATGATTCAATATTAGGATAATTTTGCTATGATCATTAGGTTTGTTGATTCATTTTGCGGATATTGACCATTTTACCTTTTAGGGGTTATTATATCACTTTCACCTTGCAATGGCATGTTCCCTTTGGGATtttaacatagaattttaatcaagACTTGTGATGAACCATAACATGTTCCCTTAGGATTGTTAACATAGAATCTTTAATCAACTTGGATTAATTATAGCATGTTCCCTTAAGTTAGTGTGACTTAATTTCTCACCATTAGATTAGGATTAACTTAGTTTCTTAAATCATTTCAAACCCTCCgatttaaattgatcaaaagcaattttgatcaattaaattctttgaacttgtataatctcacagtctaatttgagtgaccaaaagacccttggtcatTTAATAAGACTTTTACTCTaagttgtggagctcgaagcatcaagtcaagatcttcaatcaaggcatcctcagtcacaccaagcagcggattatacaagataaatcaaaggttAACACTTGGTAAACTTGATTCAAATTGTACGAAATGATCCTTAATTAATAGGGAATGACGAGATGGAGTCTCGCCTATCCtcgtctagagcgactttgcaTATGGGGCATaggccccaaatattcaaagcaTTCACCATTATTCATAGATTTTAGTACAATATGAATCAATTAAACTATCAAGTCTCCTTCACACAATATCAACATCAACACAAGAATCAATAATGAAAATGCTTCACCAACAACTTGTTAGTTAAGAGAATTATCCTACgctacgagccttaagtaatagggaatgaTGAGACGGAGTCTCTCCTATCCTCGTCTAAAACGAATTTGCATATGGGGCATAGGCCCTAAATATTCAAAGCGTTCACCCTTATTCTTAGACTTTAGTGTGATACTTATCAATCGACCGTCAAGTATCTCGATTCATCTCTCCATTTCTATTCACTTCTATTCAATCACTCAATCACATTCTTTTGCCTCCAATCATTCTtgctttcagccctagtgggctgaactacgaaatctctgacttccttattgcatTATAAGGATACGTAGACAAGATAACTCAGTTTCTTCGTGAGTTACCTTATCTATtgctaccctatttatcaatcaatcattcttcgTTCATACAATCAATATCATACTTCTCCTTtgactccttgtctatccttttaggacgatcTAGTGAcagtccacctcatcaatcgagagttgaTTGGGACTATGCCCAAACACTTAATTAGGTCTTTCTTTTTTGCTTTACCCTATAGCGGCGTTCCTAATAGTCCATgtattggtaaatgcctaccttgctCTTCGAGTCAGAGTATATCTctttcttggatccaagataccaTCCTTCTTGATCTCGAACTATTTGTTTCCCATCCAGCGATACTTTATTACTTGTACTATACAATACTGCAATCATTCCTTGAATTGGTGTTTATCTTGTGAATCCCCTGTCGCTTAGACAAATATATCTCTCTCCTTGTTTCATGGCAGTTAACCTCTGAAATTGGGTTTATCTTGTGAGTCTTCGTTGCTTGGTCAAATACCTTTATGTTACCATTATGTTGGTACAAATTATACTCTTCATCACTGTATGTATCTCTTTCTATTCTCGTGGTtctgaactacgattgctctgactttctcattgcacaatgagaatacgtaggtacgaggatgcgaatccttggcaAACATACTCCTAATTATCCTTCTTTCGCCTTAGGGCGTCACTCATATCTTTCGTTGttcattatctaccttcgatcataaattgttcacccagtgacatactaTTTCTTTGACATTGAAATAcattttctttggaattccatacatACTCTTTTAGGACGTATAACGAATAATTTGCATTTCTACATAGAGTTGTTTGGGACTgtgcccaaacacttaattccttctttttagATAATCACCCTACAGTGACGGTCCTGCCAATCCACGTATCGGTTAAAGTTATTTCCCTCTATGGTGTAAATCTTATTTatcttatggattccaatacacctTCACCTTTTGATTTCAAGCAATACTTCTTCGGTCACTTATCGCCACATATTCAATTGTGTGACTTTGGTCATTTTATTTCGTTCATCTTCATGATACTTTTATATTCTACCTTCActcactccatgtgatataccagttacctttgagccaaatacactacctttttgtgctccttcttgcgtCATCTTGTGAACCAATAGATGTTTGAGACTGTGCCCAAACACTTATTTCTTTGTCTTTTCGGCTTTACCCTACAGTGGCGGTCCTACTAGCCCACGTACTGGTAATAGCCActttactcttgggttcatcttttcacccttgcAGGAGTTAAAACAACACTATTCTTTAGTTCAGACCATACCTTTGATCACACTTTTTTCACCTcccgcctctagttccttgaactacgaagctctgaattcttcattgcactatgaggatacgtaggtatgagggccccaatcctcactgAGCACTTTATCTATATCTTTCCTTTCCActtattcttttgcgagtaatgttaagatatcacacctatttgagcgagaacaatcaaaacggttcccatggagtaccatggatgttagggggtgctaatacattccccttgcataaccgacttcaTTACCCAACATATCTatttcccctgggttttatcgatgttttccctttccttatggaataaataaagttcgatggcgactctgttgtatgttcgagcgtgcgatacattcgggtatattttcgctagcttcaGTTGGTGACTCTATTGGGGATGCTTCGCTACTTGGAGTACTTCCAGGTCTCTAAAAGGAGTCGAGCCCAGTTTTGACTACTTCTCCGTTCGTTTGGTTGTTTACCTTTATGCATTTACTCGCTTTACTTATCGCATTTCTTATTGCTTTATATTATGGATATCATCTGTTATACTCTCCGTTGGGTTGGGTTATTGATACATGAGAGAAAAActctatacccgagcttgagTACATACACAGGATAGCAATGTGACTAGAGTTGTGTTTGACCTCCGTGGAGTTATTCCGCGATTATGGTTGACACGATACGTCACACCTATAGTAGATCCTTTTGGGAGCATCATTGTCCGACGAGTCATTCGTCTCAGGCAATGGTATCTCGAATTGGATCGTTGACTCTAGAAACCTTCTAGGTTACCTTTGAAGACTAGAACCTACCTGTGAGGGGGGATATGGGTTTTTTATACAGGAAACCATAGCCTCTACATACCTTTATTCTCATAGACGTCAAACCTTTGATCCTGCATTAGGCAGTATACACAGATTATTCAGACTATCGGTGTTGTTAACCTACATTATTGGATTGTTGTATAGATGGTGGAGCTTTGAACTTGGGTTGCTATATACTAAAGCTTTGAATCTATGGATGTTGCATAATTATTCGCATTTCATCCCTAACATATGCAttcattcatttgcatttcatgcataTTAACTAGAAAACTCACATTGTCCATTCCTCCGTCAGAGAGACAACGATTCGCCGACACCTATCATTCAAGGATCATGGAAGAGACTAAGAGCATTGACAGAACTGACATGGTTTTGGGGATATTCTTGGAGAGCATGACGATAGACTTCCCAAATCAGGTTGTGATTGATGAGCAAGCTGAAGAGAGTCTAAAAAGGATAATAAGTAGAAGGTGGCTGCAAGCACTCTGCCACTTTCCTCTCAAGAACGGTGTTTGCTACCACATCAGAGGCCTTCGCAAAGTAACCAGAAGTTGAAGCAAAAACAAATCAGTCAGAATAATAATGATCAGGAAGGGAGACATCCTCACAATGATCCAATTCCTATGAGTTGTGCATATCTGCTACCTATACTTGTTAATGTTAGGGCAATTGTGCCTAAACAGACCGAACCTGCTAAGTTTCCCTATAGCCGTAAGCATGACCCTCATGCCACATGTGGATACCATGCTGGATACGTAGGGCACTCTACAGAAACTTGTCATGTTCCCAAGGCTATAGTTCAAGAGCTCATCGATCAGAAGCTTTTGAGCTTTACACTTGAAGCGCCTATTGAGAAAAGGTTTGAATACAAGGGTCCTCCAATTCATGTGCAAATTCATCCACATGTGGTTCAACCTGCTGCGCAGTATCCGAATCAAGGATACCATCCTGGAATATTGTTGGACTATCCTGAGGAATCATCTTCTACTATTGTTGCACCTCAGTATGCTTATGTTGGGGCACTCTGTACCCCCATTTGGAGTTCGTTATGGCCCGACTTATCAAACAATCAATCATGGCTTGGTGCATTTTGCTTAGATATTCCAACCTATGGTTGTTCCTCATATTCACTCTCAGTCTTAAATATCTTCGGTGCCTATGCCATGCTACTCAGCTCCACTTAGTCTTACGTCCCAGTATCAGCCGTCTCCTCAGGCTCAAATCCTGAAAACGAACACATATAGGAAGAAGTAAATGCCATTAATGCGCCCCTGCCGAGCAGAGAACTAATTCAGCATAAGACTTGTGTCGCTCCACCTTCCCTTTCACATTAGAAGCTCCTTCTGCCATACCGGAGATATCCTCCGGCAGCGGAGACGCTTCTAATTCTACAAAACAGACGTCGCATCACTCATTTTAACATGTTGAGCATGAGTCCACTCATGAGAACCTTCCAATCCTTCTGGAATACTCAGATCGAAGCATAAATACGACGAACCCTAGGTCGGAGAGGATCCAATTAAACGCAGTTCTCCAAGAATTGAAGCCTCATATGAGAGTGCTTTGATTCTTGAAGGGAATCACTATACGCTTACATGTTAAACAACATGAATCGAAGGTGAGTCGGAAACCTACCTCTCCGGAGAAGACAACAGAGATAGGAACATCAACGATTTGCTCCAGGTATTCTCTTAATCTTTCTCCTCTTCTTCCTCCAAATTACGCGCTTCTTCTTCTCTCTTATACTCCTGTTCTTTACCCTGTAGGAATGGTATGTGAGTGTGCAATTTCCAGAGATTTTGGAGAGCTTGAGACGGACGAACTGTTGTAGCAGAGAGAGAGAACGATCCTCCCTTTTGATTATGATTGACAATGGTCTTATATAGAGGATTCGGTTGCAACTCTGTTATGCTACGTTAATCTTGCCCTGTGTAGATTAGTTAGGATTGGATAACTCTGTTGTGCTCTGTTACAATTTGTTAGGGGTTTGAGCAAACTGGTTTTTTTTTCTGTTTCAGTTTGGAATTGGCGTAAATCAGTTAGAAGTTTGTGTCAGTTGTGGAGTTCTGTTATTTCTGGTTATGTGATTGTGATGCTGATGGAACTTAACTCGTGATGTAGGTATGATACGCGGATGTGCTTGTTATCGGGACTTCTGCCCGGCAGTAGCAGATATTTAGCTAATTATTGAATTTTGGTAGGTGAGTTGAAGCACAAAGGGTATGAACTGGTTGTTCTCTTATGATCACTGGCCTTATGATCCTTGCTAGATTTATTCAAATCGGAAGATTCAAATATCAATGGACCAGATTTTGTGCTAACTTGTTTAAAGCTTTGTTTCAGAAGGGTAGGTCCCTCTTTGCAACTTAAACTTCTTCCTAATCAATTCAAGCCAAAGCTAAGTTGATTTCGGGACAAGTTATTCATGTCATACTCTGTTGATTCTTTCGTATTACGGAAAGAATACTGCTTTCTTTGCTTAATGTCTAACATTTCTTTTTCAATGCAAGTATCTTTATTAGGTTTGAAACTAAACATCTTATTCAAGCAACCAGGTTTCTCCGATCGAGCAGAAAAAAAATCAACATCTAGATCAATATCGAAATTGTCCTACGTTGAAGAAGAAGCAAGGCTAGCCACAAAAGGGGGAATATTTTTGGTGTAAGCCTCCTCGGGAAGGGAAATATAAGATGAGCTACTCAAGCTTGATTCTGAAAAGATTTCGTCAGACGAAGCTATTGATAGAGAATGTGGAAAATAGTCTTGGAAATTCGACTACAGAAACTTTCGCGGACGAAGCAAAACAATGTCTCTTGATATGGTTCAATATCTGAGTCCTGCCACTGATTCTTTTTTAGCTTGGCTTCACTTCTTCTAGAACTCATTTTCATCTCAGAGCTAAGTGAGACACATTTATCTTTACCTTCCAACGATGGAAATTGGTTATCGAAACAAGAATTAAAACCTCTCTCTTTTTTCCTTTATCTATCTGAGGTCTTATGTCGAAATTAGACCACATCTTAGCAGATAGCTTCTTCAACAGCTCATATATATTCAGATTTTTCTTTCCATAGTCTCTTCTTTGATCTGCCAATTCTGAAAAAGGAGTATGTTATGTTTATTGTTTAGGTGGAAAATGACAGAAACTTGTTTGGAAGATCCCGAGGAAGATCAGAAATGTGAAATTAAGGAATGAAGAAAGTTAAGGTTGGAAGCAAAGTAAAGAGGAAGTGGGAATCAATGGCGGTGGCACTGTTAGAGGTAGTGAATGATTCTTTGCACGTTActgttgatgatgatgaagtctACTTTGTTATTGGTATTGTATAAAAAATAGGTGTAATTGTGTTACATCTTTTGAATGATTGGAATTGGAATTTTGTTGTGCATTTTGTAACTTCTTTTTGGTTTGAAATATTCGGTTTGAATCTAATGGTCATTGATGGGACAAAACGCTATAATGGAAATTGGTTATAGAATAGTTTTGTATTGTAAATGGTCATTGAATAGTTTACAATTGTGTAATGAGCGAAGATGGTTTGAAAAGTTTAAATTGAACATGGCATATGGTTTCAAAGTGGCTTTGGTTTCACAATGGATCATGGTGGATCAAAGAAAAATAGAGATTAGGAAAAAGTGTCGATTGACTCTGATTGAtcaaaaagtcaacagttgaccaaaatTCATCTTAAGTAAAAATGTGTATTTTCTCATGGACAATTGAATATGTACCACAACATATCATGACCCTACTAAGCTTTGAATGAATCCCAATCGATGAATCAAGACCATGAATCTTCTAAGCCCAGGAGCCATTCGTAATGGATCAGATGAAACCTCAATTTTGAATGTACACCCCACTGATGATGACACCATAGTCAAAAACTAGGGTTTCCACCCCCTCAAAGTCAATCACACGATTCATGACCCTCCAAGATTGACGACTAGTGTTTTGATGGATCCCAAATCCAATAGCCAACCAGCATAGCACTTGAAACACCAATTATCCCTGATTAGGGTTTTAAGCCAATCACAAAGCTCCACAAACAACTCCTCTGATCATGGGCCCACAACTAGGATTTTGAAACCCAGTCTGTGCACAGAAACCAATCAACAAGATCTCTCAAGACCAAGAATTAGGGTTGCAACCCACACGATGAGCAAATAACAAAATCCTCCAGACGAATCCCTGATTTTATCAACCATAAACCTCAAATCTATGATGCTTGTTAGTCAATATTAGTCATGAATGAATGATGAGCATGAATGAGATATGAATGAGGTTAGAATCACGAGTTAGATAAAAAAGCAAAAAtggggggcaaattttggggtactacACCCTTCAACATCATCCCTTAATTCAGGATTTAACTAATCAACACTAATAACACCAGTTCCATCCCTCAAGtggagaaattgatcagtcttgatcaCTTTCGTCAGAATAATGTATAACTTCTAGCTGCTTCTGGGTGCTATATTGTATAACTTCTAGCACTCTATTATTAACCCGACTTCTCATAAAGTAATATTTagtctcaatgtgcttgcttctcccatgcaatATTGGGTTCTTGGtaagattgattgcagacttaTTATCTATCATCACCTTTAGAGGCTTGTTTACCTTAATCTTTAGATCCTGCAGTAAATTCAAAAGCCAAACAGTCTGACATGCATCCAGAACACCTACAATATATTCAGTTTCAcaggttgacaaagcaacaactggttgcttcatggaacaccaagaaatagaACTTTCCAGGAAACTTAAACAAGTATCCAgaagtacttcttctgtcaactctgtctccatACAATCATAGTTTGAGTAACACATCAGCTCTGAATTAGTCTTCTCTCAAGAAGGGAGTAAAACTCTTTACTTCTAAGTTCCCTTTATATACCTCTGAATCCTGACAGCAACTTGGTAATGATACCACTTCGGCTTACTCATGAACCTACCAACTATTCCAATTGCATATAAAATGTCAGGTctggtattacacaaataccATAGAGAGACAATCAAGTGCTTAAAGGTTGTGGCATCTAAATCatcaccttcagaatcagaatccaaTTTGTAATTTTTTTCTATAGGTGTGACAACAACCTTACAATTTAGTAGCTCGaatctcttcagaagctcaagttcatatttcAGTTGATGCAAAATGATACCTTTCTCAGAGTACATAAACTTCATCCCTATGAAATATGTCATATTTCCTAGATCAATTATCTCAAACGCATTCATCATCACCTTCTTGAACTAGCTATCTCATGTTCACAACTCcctgttagcaatatgtcatcaacatagagacacaccaGAGTCATATTGCCTTCAGAAGTATGTTGAACATAAACGTCATACTCCATCTCATACTTTCTGAATCCTtggagcttgaaaaatgaatcaatcttcagATTCCAAGCTCGGGGAGATTGTTTtagtccatacaaggctttatgcaacttgtacaccatcccttcctgattctttttctcaaatccagtggaccgttcagaaatgcagatttcacatctaaatgcatcaAAGGCCAATTCCTATTAGTAGCTATCGCAATCATCAACCTAATTGTATCATGTCTCGCTAGAAGAGaaaacacttcaaagtaatctaaCTCATATTTCTGTAGAAAACCTTTTGCGACTAAcattttttt includes these proteins:
- the LOC127119380 gene encoding protein FAR-RED ELONGATED HYPOCOTYL 3-like, which translates into the protein MENLPKICVDTTDAFMTTERFGTREEVIRWIKEVGIDNKVTVIISRSDTETGKRGRSNKIIFGCDKGGKHKISDSGTQSASKKCGCPFKIRSTPAKDGSGWKIDVKCGLHNHGLPDRLEGHSFIGRLTTDEKQHVADLAKRHVAPRNILLSLQDKFPENVTRITQVYKHKSVIEKEIRGPRSEIQHLFKLIEDAGYVYWSRKKDDSEVVREIFWAHPDSVKLLNIFPIVLVMDSTYKINKYRQPLFEIVGMTSTELTFTVGFAYMESEQTENFCWVLEKLKELFVKKDMCPQVILTDRDLALMKAIEVVFPNSINLLCRFHINKNVGAKCKQHVVNDLQKTIDTLWMEVVWASDEVEYGQRLHQLEQACVDYSGFINYVKDTWLTPHRHRFVGAWINRVLHLGNTTTNRYVL
- the LOC127123114 gene encoding uncharacterized mitochondrial protein AtMg00810-like, yielding MTYFIGMKFMYSEKGIILHQLKYELELLKRFELLNCKVVVTPIEKNYKLDSDSEGDDLDATTFKHLIVSLWYLCNTRPDILYAIGIVGRFMSKPKWYHYQVAVRIQRCSGCMSDCLAFEFTAGSKD